The nucleotide window CCACCGACAGCCACACGGTGCCGCGTCGCCTGGCCGTGGTCGGCGGCGGAGCGGTCGGCGTGGAGATGGCCACCGCCTGGAGAAGCCTGGGCGCCGACGTCACGTTGATCAGCCGAACCCCGTCGCTGCTGCCGATGATGGAGCCATTCGTCGGCCCGATGGTCGAAAAAGGGCTCAAGGACGCCGGAATCGATGTTCGTAACGGGGTGTCGGTGAGCGAGATGCGTCGACCGGACGACGACGACCCGGTGACCGTACGCATGGACGACGGCTCGACGGTCACCGCCGACGAGGTTCTGGTCGCAATCGGTCGGCAGCCGCTCACCGACGACATCGGACTGGAGACTGTCGGTCTGCTTCCTGGCTCGTGGTTGGACGTGGACGACTCGTGCACGGTCCGCGAGATCGACGGCGACTGGCTGTACGCGATCGGCGATGTCAACCGCCGCGCGCTGCTCACCCATGAGGGCAAGTACCAGGCCCGCGTCGTCGGCAACGTGATCTCCGCCCGGGCCGCGGAGCGCCCGTTGGACACCAACGCGTGGGGGCCGCATCAGGCCACCGCCGACAGGTATGCCGTACCCCAGGTCATTTTCACCGGGCCGGAGGTGGGATCGGTGGGATTGACGGCGGAGCAGGCCGAACGCTCCGGCCGCCGCATCCGTGTGGTGGACGTCGACATGGCTCGGGTGCCAGGGGCCCTGCTCTGGGCCGACGGGTACGAGGGCCAGGCCCGTATGGTCGTCGATCTGGACGGCGAATACCTGCTCGGCGTGACGTTCGTCGGCCCCGGTATCGCCGAACTGTTGCACTCGGCCACGGTGGCGGTCGCCGCCCGGGTCCCGATCGAACGGCTGTGGCACGCGGTTCCCTCGTTCCCGACGATCAGCGAGGTGTGGCTGCGACTGCTCGAGGCTTATCGGGGCTGAGGCCTGGGTCGGTGCCAAGCCGGTCAACGCGAAGGGTCAACGGTTTGTCCCGGCCGGGCGGGGTACACCGCCGCGAGTGGCGCGGGGGCTGGGCTCACCCGGTTTGGCCACCGAAGGTGCTTCGGAGGGGCCGATGTCGGGTGCGTCAGCGCGGTCGAGCGGGCCGCCGATGTCCGATGACGTGGTGGAGCTGCGGGTGCACGGGGCCGCCAGTGCAAGCGCCGCTCAGGTCCTGGACGTGGCAGAGGTCGAGCAGGTAGCCGGCGACCGCAGCGGGGGATTCTACCGACCCCGCCGCCAATGTCCGTGCGGCAGCGGCGAACGGGTGACGCTGGAGGCGTACCGCTGGGGTGACCTGCCCTCCGGAACCGTGGTCCGCACACTGTCGCTGGTGTTCCTGCTGCCGTTCATGCTGGCCAACCTGGCGATCTGGATGCGACCGGCGAACCGTGGCTCCGATGCCACAGTCAGATCCCTGTGCCGGCTGCTGGCGCTCACTCTCACCGCGCTGTACGTGCTGGCCTTCGCCGGCGTCACGCTGGACCTGGTCGCGTGGAAGTGCATGGGTTCGTCACACTGCCTGGCCGGGCGCATCTGGTTGTCCTGGTTGGGTGGGCAACCGGTGGGCCTGCGCCTGGCGGTGCTCGCTGTGGTTCCGGCCGCCGCCATCGGCCTGCTCTGGCGGGCCAGTGCGCGACCAGGGAAGGTGTTCGACGCGTTCCGCGCTCCGGCGGACGAGGTCTCCGGGCATCGACTCAGCGAGATTGGTCAGTGGGACGCTGGGCCACTTGTGGGTCGGCTGCGCTCCATTCACGTCGCGGCGGCGTTCGC belongs to Micromonospora ureilytica and includes:
- a CDS encoding dihydrolipoyl dehydrogenase family protein, producing the protein MADQNEYDVVVLGAGPVGQTVADRSRAAGLTVALVERELVGGECSYWACIPSKAMLRPVAALGDAQRVDGARQAVTGQLDPAGVFGRRDHYTTDWNDSTQAAWVAGIGADLIRGHGRLEGPRRVAVETPDNQIVVLDARQAVVLCTGSRALLPDIPGIAEARPWTNRSATDSHTVPRRLAVVGGGAVGVEMATAWRSLGADVTLISRTPSLLPMMEPFVGPMVEKGLKDAGIDVRNGVSVSEMRRPDDDDPVTVRMDDGSTVTADEVLVAIGRQPLTDDIGLETVGLLPGSWLDVDDSCTVREIDGDWLYAIGDVNRRALLTHEGKYQARVVGNVISARAAERPLDTNAWGPHQATADRYAVPQVIFTGPEVGSVGLTAEQAERSGRRIRVVDVDMARVPGALLWADGYEGQARMVVDLDGEYLLGVTFVGPGIAELLHSATVAVAARVPIERLWHAVPSFPTISEVWLRLLEAYRG